A window from Candidatus Schekmanbacteria bacterium RIFCSPLOWO2_02_FULL_38_14 encodes these proteins:
- a CDS encoding 50S ribosomal protein L33: MAERIIITMACEVCKERNYTTTKNKRTTPDRLGFSKYCSSCRKHTLHKETK; the protein is encoded by the coding sequence ATGGCTGAGAGAATAATAATTACTATGGCATGTGAGGTATGTAAAGAAAGGAATTATACTACTACCAAGAACAAGAGGACCACGCCTGACAGGCTGGGATTTTCTAAGTACTGCAGTTCTTGCAGAAAACATACCTTGCACAAGGAGACAAAATAG